A single bacterium DNA region contains:
- the dnaB gene encoding replicative DNA helicase, with the protein MAQDTGYSGGSLERSLTPPHNLEAEKSLLGALLIDSDALIRVADIVHDDDFYDHRHGIVYGSILHLYEQRKPIDLITISDHLQGLKKLKEIGGMTFLTELAANVPSATHAAEYAKIVAAKATLRRLDLAGHTIAGFAHNEDKPLEDILDESEQALFQVSQKHLKQNFISASQILVDSFDRLDALHKDKKQLRGVPTGFAAMDNLLAGLQRSDMIILAARPSVGKTSFALNVAANVAIREGVPVGIFSLEMSKEQLIDRMLAMESGIDSWKLRTGNLEDKDFEKLNSAMGVLAEAPIYIDDSALINSLEMRTKARRLQAEHGLGLIIIDYLQLMSGRSSGGSDNRVNEVSEISRSIKGLARELDVPVIALSQLSRAVESRNPPIPQLSDLRESGSIEQDADVVMFISREDRWNKETERKNIADIIIAKHRNGPTGDVELFFSPELMLFRSLERKHTN; encoded by the coding sequence ATGGCGCAAGATACTGGGTATAGCGGCGGATCACTTGAGCGGTCACTCACACCCCCGCACAACTTGGAGGCCGAGAAGTCACTGCTTGGTGCACTGCTCATCGATTCAGATGCGCTGATTCGAGTAGCCGACATTGTTCATGACGATGACTTCTATGATCATCGACATGGTATCGTCTACGGTTCGATTCTCCATCTCTATGAACAACGCAAACCAATTGACCTGATTACAATCTCCGATCATCTCCAAGGCCTCAAAAAGCTCAAAGAAATTGGCGGCATGACCTTCCTGACTGAGCTCGCAGCTAATGTACCGAGCGCCACTCATGCAGCTGAATATGCCAAGATCGTGGCGGCTAAGGCGACGCTCCGTAGACTCGATCTAGCGGGTCACACTATCGCTGGATTCGCACACAACGAAGATAAGCCGCTAGAGGATATTCTCGATGAGTCCGAACAGGCTCTTTTTCAGGTCAGTCAAAAGCATCTCAAGCAAAACTTTATTTCAGCCAGTCAAATCCTAGTCGATAGTTTCGATCGACTCGACGCTCTACACAAGGATAAGAAGCAGTTGCGCGGTGTACCTACTGGCTTCGCGGCTATGGACAATCTCTTAGCCGGGCTACAACGCTCTGATATGATCATCTTAGCTGCTCGCCCAAGTGTCGGGAAGACGAGCTTCGCGCTAAATGTCGCAGCCAATGTCGCCATCCGTGAAGGCGTACCGGTCGGGATCTTCAGCCTGGAAATGAGTAAAGAACAACTCATCGACCGTATGCTCGCCATGGAATCAGGAATCGACTCATGGAAGCTGCGCACCGGGAATCTCGAGGATAAGGATTTTGAAAAACTCAATAGTGCCATGGGCGTACTTGCCGAAGCGCCGATCTATATTGATGATAGCGCGCTCATTAACTCACTCGAAATGCGCACAAAGGCACGGCGACTGCAGGCCGAGCACGGACTGGGGCTCATTATCATCGACTACCTGCAGCTGATGAGCGGGCGCTCAAGCGGAGGAAGTGATAACCGCGTCAACGAGGTATCAGAGATTTCACGCTCGATTAAAGGTCTCGCGCGCGAACTCGATGTCCCAGTTATCGCCCTCTCACAACTATCCCGTGCCGTCGAATCACGCAATCCGCCGATACCCCAGCTCTCAGACCTTCGTGAATCTGGATCAATCGAGCAGGATGCAGACGTGGTTATGTTTATTTCTCGCGAAGATAGGTGGAACAAAGAAACTGAGCGCAAGAACATCGCCGACATCATCATAGCTAAGCATCGTAACGGTCCAACCGGTGATGTTGAGCTCTTCTTTAGTCCCGAACTCATGCTCTTCCGGTCACTGGAGCGCAAACACACAAATTAA